One genomic window of Bartonella sp. HY038 includes the following:
- a CDS encoding DUF262 domain-containing protein encodes MKIMIASTITKVQQVEQAEKEILAIKKEVNFFMTEYNLEIISLKMERQEFYIPDYQRNFTWDDDRKSRFLESLIMGLPVPFLFFWETPKGELEVIDGSQRLRTIEQYVTNNLTLVNLDKIPSLIGTKFEDLPRSRQLKILNIPIRGAVLGENADEAVRFDMFERINTGSLTAKPVEVRRGALRGEFQNLIEKLAQEDLLSKLAPISQVSKNLRTHDDMVTRFFAYGDGLDTYKDSPKNFLFSYVKKMNQQVQKSQMLLKDYEERFKNMLKFVDLHFPNGFTKSTKAKATPQVRFEAIAIGVDLAIRKNPLLLKSTAIDVSWLNCNEFIDLVSSGSANVKSKIENRINFVASCLLQVAND; translated from the coding sequence ATGAAAATCATGATTGCCTCAACAATTACTAAAGTGCAGCAAGTCGAGCAAGCTGAAAAGGAGATTCTGGCTATAAAAAAGGAAGTGAACTTTTTTATGACCGAATATAATCTTGAAATTATTTCGTTAAAAATGGAAAGACAAGAGTTTTATATTCCTGATTATCAGCGAAATTTTACTTGGGATGATGATCGGAAATCTCGATTTCTTGAATCTTTAATTATGGGGCTTCCGGTGCCGTTTCTATTCTTTTGGGAGACACCTAAAGGGGAGTTGGAGGTCATTGATGGTTCTCAACGTCTACGCACTATTGAGCAATATGTAACTAATAATTTGACATTGGTTAATCTTGATAAAATACCTTCGCTGATAGGCACAAAGTTTGAAGATCTACCAAGATCAAGGCAATTAAAAATCTTAAATATCCCAATTAGAGGTGCTGTTTTAGGTGAAAATGCAGATGAGGCTGTTAGATTTGATATGTTCGAAAGAATTAATACTGGTAGTCTTACAGCTAAACCTGTTGAAGTTAGGCGTGGAGCATTGCGTGGAGAGTTCCAAAACTTGATTGAAAAGTTAGCTCAGGAGGATCTTCTATCTAAACTTGCACCGATATCACAGGTATCGAAAAACTTACGCACGCATGATGATATGGTTACCCGTTTTTTTGCATATGGTGACGGCTTAGATACTTACAAAGATAGTCCTAAAAATTTTTTATTCTCATATGTAAAAAAAATGAATCAGCAAGTGCAAAAATCCCAAATGCTTTTAAAAGACTATGAAGAGCGCTTTAAAAATATGTTGAAGTTTGTTGATCTTCATTTCCCAAATGGTTTTACGAAATCAACAAAAGCAAAAGCGACCCCCCAAGTTAGATTTGAAGCAATTGCAATAGGAGTTGATTTGGCAATAAGAAAAAATCCATTACTTTTAAAATCAACAGCTATTGATGTTAGTTGGCTTAACTGTAATGAGTTTATTGATTTGGTCTCTTCTGGTTCGGCAAACGTAAAAAGCAAAATAGAAAATCGTATCAATTTTGTCGCATCTTGTTTATTGCAGGTTGCCAATGACTGA
- a CDS encoding phage regulatory CII family protein — MAMINEAWFHRLKAAQRDLIKTCGGIERCVEITSLSKSQVGRWNNATDPDLMPTNAIYMLENECGLPLVTTALAALTGYRLIAPDEEGKSMGSVLAKFSDLVAASGDVMATGSRAFADGKLTPAEAADIDRACSAMEIKMLELRRQLSRAKVSTLHVVGGDY, encoded by the coding sequence ATGGCAATGATTAACGAGGCTTGGTTTCACCGCTTAAAGGCGGCGCAGCGCGATTTAATCAAGACATGCGGCGGCATTGAGCGCTGCGTTGAGATTACCTCACTTTCTAAAAGTCAGGTTGGCCGTTGGAACAATGCCACCGACCCCGATTTAATGCCCACCAATGCAATTTATATGCTGGAAAATGAATGCGGCTTGCCACTTGTGACCACTGCTCTTGCTGCGCTTACCGGCTATCGTCTTATTGCCCCGGATGAAGAGGGTAAAAGCATGGGCTCGGTTTTAGCCAAGTTTTCAGACCTTGTGGCAGCATCGGGTGATGTGATGGCAACAGGCAGCCGCGCCTTTGCGGATGGTAAGCTAACCCCTGCCGAGGCTGCCGACATTGACCGCGCATGCAGTGCCATGGAAATTAAAATGCTTGAGCTGCGCCGGCAATTGTCACGCGCCAAGGTTTCCACACTGCATGTGGTTGGTGGAGATTACTAA
- a CDS encoding DNA cytosine methyltransferase, whose amino-acid sequence MTNHFIKSDECLAINVIDLFCGAGGLTHGLEQAGLNVKVGVDIDPSCKTPLEANNNAAFICRDIRTITRSELVEWFGTNGINVLAGCAPCQPFSTYSNTRKSLDERWSLLKEFERLVLATKPNVLTMENVPGLARQPVWKEFVNKLKDNNYCVSWSIVDCIKFGIPQTRRRLVLLASSLGPIELNQPKDTAIKTVRDTISLLPKIPAGNTSDKIDLHISAKLSPLNLKRIKASKPGGTWRDWPIEIQAKCHQKITGKTYPSVYGRMEWDKPSPTLTTQCFGYGNGRFGHPEQDRAISLREASMLQSFPPNYIFNSLTNKLSFNKIGMLIGNAVPPLLALHIGKTIKTHIEKYYTT is encoded by the coding sequence GTGACTAACCACTTTATAAAGAGTGACGAATGTTTAGCAATTAATGTTATAGACTTGTTCTGTGGAGCTGGCGGATTAACGCATGGACTAGAACAAGCAGGACTTAATGTTAAAGTAGGAGTAGATATTGATCCTTCATGCAAAACACCACTTGAAGCTAACAACAACGCAGCATTTATATGCCGAGACATACGAACTATTACTAGATCTGAATTGGTTGAATGGTTCGGAACAAATGGTATTAATGTTTTAGCCGGCTGTGCACCATGTCAGCCATTTTCTACTTATTCCAACACACGTAAATCTTTAGATGAGCGATGGTCTTTGCTAAAAGAATTCGAACGCTTAGTACTTGCAACGAAACCAAACGTGTTAACCATGGAAAATGTCCCAGGTTTAGCACGTCAGCCAGTTTGGAAGGAATTTGTAAATAAATTAAAAGACAATAATTACTGCGTTAGCTGGTCAATAGTTGATTGCATCAAATTTGGTATCCCGCAAACTCGACGACGCTTAGTGTTACTTGCATCAAGTCTCGGTCCAATTGAACTCAATCAACCTAAAGATACAGCTATTAAGACCGTTAGAGATACTATATCGCTCCTACCTAAAATACCAGCAGGCAATACAAGTGATAAAATAGACTTACATATATCAGCCAAACTATCACCTTTAAATCTCAAAAGAATAAAAGCATCAAAGCCGGGTGGCACATGGCGTGATTGGCCAATTGAAATACAAGCAAAATGCCATCAAAAAATTACGGGGAAAACATACCCATCCGTTTACGGAAGAATGGAGTGGGATAAACCATCACCAACATTAACAACACAATGCTTTGGCTACGGCAACGGACGCTTCGGTCACCCTGAACAAGATCGCGCCATCTCTTTACGAGAAGCGTCAATGTTACAATCATTTCCTCCCAATTATATATTTAATAGTTTGACCAATAAATTAAGCTTCAATAAAATCGGCATGCTCATAGGAAACGCTGTCCCTCCCCTACTTGCGCTACACATAGGGAAAACAATCAAAACGCATATAGAAAAATATTACACAACTTAA
- a CDS encoding DUF6538 domain-containing protein: MVAKTSNLDRYLMLRNGNYVYKRRVPTPLIVLDKRSPIIQISLRTSDLIIARTKRDLHEKADNDLWAALMLGTNSDAAMERYKAAMKQVEAFGFAFKTAGDLAKASLDEIISRFSVITDKTLPPPLQQSLLGAVKAPNTLLSDAIKLYFEDIIPHTLTGKSQHQRERWIQGRSATLRLLSDAIGDKDIDDITRQDGLAFYKSLGKSILDSSGAATHSAAWGNRQISNARVFLNSYFAHIGKIDYNNPLSGLSFKEVNKTRPPFSTNWIKDKLYQPGALAKLNDEARHVVFILADTGARLGEICNLGTENIHLNGEVPFIDIAPRIDPADPREIKTSSSVRRIPLIGVALEAIKLHRNGFTRYRDKETTLSNTLNKFFRENGLFEKDNQVIYSLRHAFEDRMKEADVDHELRMALMGHANNRPRYGSGGGLLWQWEQLNRIALPFDFSIF; encoded by the coding sequence GTGGTTGCAAAAACATCAAATCTAGATCGTTACCTCATGCTACGCAATGGCAATTACGTCTATAAAAGACGTGTGCCCACACCACTTATTGTACTAGATAAACGCAGCCCTATTATTCAAATTTCACTTCGCACAAGTGATTTGATTATTGCTCGCACGAAACGCGATTTGCATGAAAAAGCTGACAATGATTTATGGGCAGCATTGATGCTAGGCACGAACAGCGATGCTGCGATGGAACGCTATAAGGCGGCAATGAAACAGGTTGAAGCATTTGGTTTTGCATTTAAAACCGCCGGCGATCTCGCCAAGGCATCATTAGATGAAATTATCAGCCGCTTTTCTGTTATCACTGACAAAACCTTGCCGCCGCCTCTACAACAAAGCTTGCTTGGTGCGGTAAAAGCGCCAAACACACTACTAAGCGATGCCATCAAGCTTTATTTTGAAGATATAATCCCCCATACGCTAACGGGCAAAAGCCAACATCAACGTGAACGTTGGATACAAGGGCGAAGCGCAACTTTGCGTTTATTAAGCGATGCCATTGGTGACAAAGATATAGATGACATCACACGCCAAGACGGTTTAGCCTTTTATAAAAGCTTGGGAAAATCAATCTTAGATTCAAGCGGTGCCGCCACCCATTCAGCAGCATGGGGCAATCGCCAAATTAGCAATGCCCGCGTTTTCTTAAACTCCTATTTTGCGCATATAGGTAAAATTGACTATAATAATCCATTGTCTGGCCTATCTTTTAAAGAAGTCAATAAAACACGCCCTCCTTTTTCAACCAACTGGATTAAAGACAAGCTTTATCAACCAGGTGCTTTAGCAAAGCTTAATGACGAAGCACGGCATGTGGTTTTTATTTTGGCTGATACGGGTGCGCGCCTTGGTGAAATTTGCAATCTTGGCACAGAAAATATTCACCTAAATGGCGAAGTACCCTTTATTGATATTGCACCGCGTATAGACCCTGCAGACCCACGCGAAATTAAAACAAGCTCTAGCGTTAGGCGCATTCCACTTATTGGCGTGGCATTAGAGGCTATAAAACTACATCGCAACGGCTTTACCCGCTATCGCGATAAGGAAACCACCCTATCGAATACTTTAAATAAATTTTTTAGGGAAAATGGGCTATTTGAAAAAGACAATCAGGTGATCTATTCCCTTAGACATGCCTTTGAAGATAGAATGAAAGAAGCCGATGTCGATCATGAATTACGTATGGCATTGATGGGCCACGCTAACAACCGCCCACGTTATGGATCTGGCGGCGGTTTATTGTGGCAGTGGGAGCAACTTAATCGGATTGCTTTGCCGTTTGATTTTTCAATTTTTTAA
- a CDS encoding MAE_28990/MAE_18760 family HEPN-like nuclease, with the protein MTELMKNYRERKSEILNVLKLLKNIDKCIASSGRAILSAKLSTPPSYQINAVQQKILYSSIYLMLYNLVEGTVNQCIAELLLACKHHAKFPINLSPKLLDMWINDTAGVTKEINEKARAKKVRNLFDIVSNGSDITEWEISKGGGGKWRHTEIKSYCEKIGLELRIPRRTLRAINRHIKDDKGVLGMVVDLRNKLAHGDISFAQCAASVVYRDLVSFCWVVFKYLESVVSNFGQYIDSKKYLKEDP; encoded by the coding sequence ATGACTGAGTTGATGAAAAATTACAGAGAAAGAAAATCAGAAATATTAAATGTTTTAAAGCTTTTAAAAAATATTGATAAATGTATAGCAAGTAGCGGAAGAGCAATATTGTCGGCTAAATTATCAACGCCACCTAGTTATCAAATTAATGCGGTGCAACAGAAAATTTTGTATTCAAGCATTTATTTAATGTTGTATAATTTAGTTGAAGGAACAGTTAATCAATGTATAGCAGAGTTGCTATTGGCCTGTAAGCACCATGCCAAGTTTCCGATTAATTTATCTCCAAAGCTGCTAGACATGTGGATAAACGATACAGCAGGTGTGACTAAAGAAATTAATGAAAAAGCACGAGCAAAAAAAGTTAGAAATCTCTTTGATATAGTTTCTAACGGTAGTGATATTACTGAGTGGGAAATTTCTAAAGGTGGCGGAGGTAAATGGAGACATACAGAGATTAAGTCTTATTGTGAAAAGATAGGATTAGAGTTACGAATTCCTCGTCGCACGTTGCGGGCTATTAACCGACATATTAAGGATGATAAAGGTGTTTTAGGTATGGTCGTTGATCTAAGAAACAAACTTGCACATGGTGATATCTCTTTTGCGCAGTGTGCAGCCAGCGTAGTTTATCGTGATTTAGTTTCCTTTTGTTGGGTAGTGTTTAAGTATCTTGAAAGTGTGGTTTCGAACTTTGGTCAGTATATCGATTCAAAAAAATATTTGAAAGAGGATCCTTAA
- a CDS encoding leucine-rich repeat domain-containing protein, with protein sequence MSKGKKGKAPLDDKKGKITLNLLEPQNSEESVYIGEGLYSYLKQKRGDRKVTFAGLPYWASRQNIEKCGRDEPNFHEGLMGYDGVIMEDISCVNISAQNAKGKTDLTPLTQFDSIDKIILPRLQFAHIEALSQLKDLRLLDLSKTDIADISPFAALPKLRGIFLSETNISDLTPLRQNQALRTAFQKALFYDDAPQVGYPAYASWIDISRTKVKSLEGLENLTALERIDLEELELQNLAPLQGATSLIELNLHKAKIGYDFTPLSAISKLRILNLNHSDVTDISSLAHHPSLYKLSLIGTKVQDLSIISTLKQLDFLDVRGIENIDFSKFVAPPNLSRLYIGKIPNQKNEELSYYIHMPINIEGEYYEGSELVDFLVSKGAPGPIINGKPIALDSVTLTLRNLDLGDIYEISRLKKLEHLDLTQSHIKDLAFLPLLKRLKTLNLKQAIVDNPSPPTPYSHVHEIDITGAKINDYQSFFQSLPSLKTLKIGRAEDVDLSSLRQDNEIETLVMTENGKEVILQGKDAIKVYLNKTYPPTPSTKAD encoded by the coding sequence TTGAGCAAAGGAAAAAAAGGCAAAGCACCGCTTGACGACAAAAAAGGCAAAATTACGCTTAATCTTCTTGAGCCGCAAAATAGCGAAGAAAGCGTCTATATTGGTGAAGGGCTTTACAGTTATCTCAAGCAAAAGCGCGGTGATCGAAAAGTTACCTTTGCGGGCTTGCCCTATTGGGCTTCGCGTCAAAACATTGAAAAATGTGGTCGTGACGAACCTAACTTTCATGAAGGATTGATGGGTTATGATGGCGTGATTATGGAAGACATTTCATGTGTTAATATTTCAGCACAAAACGCAAAAGGTAAAACTGATCTAACACCACTTACCCAATTTGATTCCATCGATAAAATCATTTTACCAAGGCTTCAATTTGCCCATATTGAAGCCTTATCTCAGTTAAAAGATTTACGCCTGCTTGACCTTTCTAAAACTGACATTGCGGATATAAGTCCTTTTGCTGCACTCCCCAAGTTACGTGGTATATTTTTAAGTGAAACCAATATTAGCGACTTAACCCCGCTTAGGCAAAATCAAGCTTTACGCACCGCTTTTCAAAAGGCGCTTTTTTATGATGATGCACCACAAGTTGGTTATCCTGCTTATGCAAGTTGGATCGATATATCGCGCACAAAAGTTAAATCCCTTGAAGGATTAGAAAATCTTACTGCATTAGAGAGAATTGATCTTGAAGAGTTGGAATTACAAAATCTTGCGCCTCTTCAAGGTGCGACAAGCCTAATAGAGCTCAATTTGCACAAAGCTAAAATAGGCTATGATTTTACCCCACTCAGTGCAATATCAAAGCTTAGAATTCTCAATCTAAACCATAGCGATGTGACAGATATCTCATCGCTTGCTCATCATCCATCTCTTTATAAATTGAGCTTAATTGGTACTAAAGTTCAAGATTTAAGCATAATTTCAACTTTAAAGCAGCTTGATTTTCTTGATGTGCGTGGCATTGAAAATATTGATTTTAGCAAGTTTGTCGCTCCGCCTAATCTAAGCCGTCTTTATATTGGCAAAATACCAAACCAAAAAAATGAAGAATTAAGCTATTATATCCACATGCCAATAAATATAGAGGGGGAATATTATGAAGGCAGTGAGCTTGTAGATTTTCTGGTGAGCAAAGGCGCACCCGGACCTATTATAAATGGTAAACCAATCGCACTTGATAGCGTAACCCTCACCCTTCGCAACCTTGATCTTGGTGATATCTATGAAATTAGTCGATTAAAAAAATTAGAGCATCTTGATCTTACGCAAAGCCATATCAAAGACCTAGCATTTCTACCACTTTTGAAAAGGCTGAAAACCCTTAACCTTAAACAAGCAATAGTAGATAATCCCTCACCGCCTACTCCTTATAGTCACGTTCATGAAATTGATATAACCGGCGCTAAAATCAATGATTACCAAAGCTTTTTCCAATCTTTGCCTTCTTTAAAAACCCTAAAAATTGGGCGAGCGGAGGATGTAGATCTAAGCTCGCTTCGTCAAGATAATGAAATTGAAACCTTGGTTATGACCGAAAATGGCAAAGAGGTGATTTTACAGGGTAAAGATGCTATAAAAGTTTATTTGAATAAAACCTATCCCCCCACACCATCCACAAAGGCAGATTAA
- a CDS encoding dATP/dGTP diphosphohydrolase domain-containing protein, which translates to MIETQANSATKHDSGKPRLDLLPVEPLLQIAKVLAFGAQKYGDHNGRSQTDGGFVWGRLYAATLRHLFAFWNGEDLDAESGLPHLAHAACNIIFVKKEGV; encoded by the coding sequence ATGATAGAAACGCAAGCCAATAGTGCAACAAAGCATGATAGCGGCAAACCACGCCTTGACCTATTGCCAGTGGAGCCTTTGCTGCAAATAGCAAAGGTTTTAGCCTTTGGTGCGCAAAAATACGGCGACCATAATGGGCGCAGCCAAACAGATGGTGGGTTTGTGTGGGGGCGGCTTTACGCTGCCACCCTGCGGCATCTATTTGCCTTTTGGAATGGTGAGGATTTGGACGCGGAGTCCGGCTTGCCCCACCTTGCCCACGCCGCCTGCAATATCATCTTTGTGAAAAAGGAGGGCGTGTGA
- a CDS encoding zinc ribbon domain-containing protein: protein MKKSQRWTEKCFKLFLWGLTFIFAWFLLQLGSNIIADLPKVEAKLTVGDFIDDAAIAHIETKRLEPLQEMQKQQEILHALREKVELSTSLYNSSKTEFDNWLATRRSIQSNSQDDNLIARTHDLNALQQAKQKAEHDYEVQQIQYQLAQAEFYAIGKDIDKDIANIRAAAEIQLQKAVAWQELKVFVYRLILTLPLLLVAGWAFVKKRKTIYWPFAWGFIIFAVFTFFVELVPYLPSYGGYVRIITGIITSVVIGIYLIRAFQGYLYRMKELEAEPELQRRKNIEYDKALTFLQKERCPSCERNIPLKDGKTDFCPHCGLHIFSHCNNCHSRKSNFSPFCFSCGASSGVTDADGVKCIGVAEM from the coding sequence ATGAAAAAATCTCAACGATGGACTGAAAAATGTTTTAAGTTATTCCTTTGGGGGCTCACTTTCATTTTTGCATGGTTTTTGTTGCAACTTGGTAGTAACATTATTGCGGATTTGCCTAAAGTTGAGGCAAAGCTTACAGTTGGTGATTTTATTGATGATGCCGCAATTGCGCATATCGAGACCAAGCGTTTAGAGCCTCTCCAAGAAATGCAAAAACAGCAAGAGATTTTGCACGCGCTTCGCGAAAAAGTCGAGTTAAGTACTAGTTTGTACAACTCCAGCAAAACCGAATTTGATAATTGGTTAGCAACTCGTCGTAGTATCCAATCTAATTCACAAGATGACAATTTGATTGCGCGTACGCATGATTTGAATGCCTTACAACAAGCAAAGCAAAAAGCCGAGCATGATTATGAAGTTCAACAGATACAATATCAGTTAGCGCAAGCAGAGTTTTATGCAATTGGTAAGGATATCGATAAAGATATTGCCAATATTCGTGCCGCTGCTGAAATTCAGTTGCAAAAGGCCGTGGCTTGGCAAGAATTAAAAGTATTTGTCTATCGTTTAATTTTAACCTTGCCTTTGTTGCTTGTCGCTGGTTGGGCTTTTGTTAAAAAGCGCAAAACTATCTATTGGCCATTTGCTTGGGGTTTTATTATTTTTGCAGTTTTCACGTTTTTTGTAGAATTGGTGCCATATCTTCCAAGTTATGGTGGTTATGTAAGGATAATAACTGGTATTATAACATCTGTTGTGATTGGCATTTACTTAATTCGTGCGTTTCAGGGCTATTTGTACAGGATGAAGGAACTTGAAGCCGAGCCGGAATTGCAGCGCCGCAAGAATATAGAATATGACAAAGCTTTAACTTTTTTACAAAAAGAACGCTGCCCAAGTTGCGAGCGCAATATACCGCTTAAGGATGGAAAAACCGATTTTTGTCCCCATTGCGGTTTGCATATTTTTAGTCATTGCAATAATTGCCATAGTCGTAAAAGTAATTTTTCACCCTTTTGCTTTTCCTGCGGTGCGTCATCTGGTGTAACGGATGCGGATGGTGTTAAGTGCATAGGTGTCGCAGAGATGTAA
- a CDS encoding primase-helicase zinc-binding domain-containing protein — MSGSIVNLFIDEAGSIKIANCVADLGLPTVSHNGEYAGPCPQCGGKDRFSYNIRKDVWNCRGCSKGGHSALSLTAHVLGLDLHVRADLIKAAETVLGRAAPKNEVSEEERLKAKWLFEQRKKRQSTA; from the coding sequence ATGAGTGGTTCAATAGTCAATCTTTTTATTGATGAAGCGGGTAGCATAAAAATTGCCAATTGTGTGGCTGATCTTGGCTTGCCAACAGTTTCCCACAATGGTGAATATGCTGGCCCATGCCCGCAATGTGGTGGCAAGGATCGCTTTTCTTACAATATCCGCAAAGATGTTTGGAATTGCCGTGGCTGCTCCAAAGGTGGGCATAGTGCTTTATCACTTACTGCCCATGTTTTGGGGCTTGATTTGCATGTGCGGGCGGATTTAATTAAAGCTGCTGAAACCGTGCTTGGCCGCGCTGCGCCGAAAAATGAAGTTAGCGAGGAAGAGCGTTTAAAAGCCAAATGGCTTTTTGAGCAAAGGAAAAAAAGGCAAAGCACCGCTTGA
- a CDS encoding ABC transporter ATP-binding protein: protein MNKNLIRLLLKSFGSKGLHYLTIIFVISIFVALLSSYAPILLANIIKNLKTFTVNSHSSIIFVQIIAFVGIIGLARLMSPLITYLNAKIRAETYGFVTDTYLNYFKKYSDDVTLYKTPARVASHINQVNNEIYIIYNHLTSQILIPFCQFVFSTAILLLLQQYLFLIAIYIYLALYMFIQLYFSRLFVKYKLELMESGRSVYDLLEDFLNNINVAVRFNTLKILSDAFKSKLADDLKVQKPYFKCYIGLSFINYLLGFLIGNIVLFYSYSEVVFRPQGIEYFIMMNGYLMMLIMPIEQIGGVYTALRQSFSAVLYFIKEVDFNGEEPQKGRMLKTIDNIRFIDFSYAYKDSDNLIFKNMSLDIATGDKIALIGKSGLGKSTFAKILYDLDVAKPQTLFLSNVDALDLAAINLRDKICVITQHSYILNASSYFNLQLANANATILEMENAVKAVGLYDELCALPDGMDTLLGHHGNLLSGGQKQRLAIARLFLSNPDVIILDEVTSGLDISTEKLVYDQIYKAFADKIIISISHRVQLLDYSSKIYQLIDGQFISQ from the coding sequence ATGAATAAAAATCTAATTCGCTTATTGTTAAAATCCTTTGGTTCTAAAGGCCTTCACTACTTAACAATAATTTTTGTAATTTCGATTTTCGTCGCATTGCTTTCATCTTATGCGCCTATATTGCTTGCAAACATTATAAAAAATTTGAAAACATTCACTGTTAACAGCCATTCTTCAATAATTTTCGTCCAAATTATTGCTTTTGTTGGAATTATTGGGCTTGCTCGCTTAATGAGCCCATTAATTACGTATCTTAATGCAAAGATTAGAGCTGAAACCTATGGCTTTGTTACCGATACCTATTTAAATTATTTTAAAAAATATAGTGATGACGTAACTTTATATAAAACACCGGCACGAGTGGCGAGCCATATAAACCAAGTGAATAATGAAATATATATTATTTATAATCACCTTACCTCACAAATATTGATTCCGTTTTGCCAGTTTGTATTTTCCACTGCTATCCTTTTGCTTTTACAGCAATATTTATTTTTAATCGCCATTTATATTTACCTTGCTTTATATATGTTTATTCAACTTTATTTTTCTCGGCTCTTTGTGAAATATAAGCTTGAATTGATGGAATCTGGCCGCTCGGTTTATGATTTGCTAGAGGATTTTTTAAATAATATTAATGTAGCCGTGAGGTTTAACACGCTTAAAATTCTATCTGATGCTTTTAAATCTAAGCTTGCCGATGACCTTAAAGTTCAAAAGCCCTATTTTAAGTGTTACATAGGTTTAAGTTTTATCAATTATCTTTTGGGTTTTTTAATTGGTAATATTGTTTTATTTTACAGCTATAGCGAAGTGGTTTTTAGGCCACAAGGTATTGAGTATTTCATTATGATGAATGGTTATCTCATGATGCTGATAATGCCAATTGAACAAATTGGCGGTGTTTATACTGCGCTTAGACAATCATTTTCAGCAGTGCTGTACTTCATCAAAGAAGTTGATTTTAATGGAGAAGAGCCTCAAAAAGGCAGGATGCTGAAGACCATTGACAATATCCGTTTTATTGATTTTTCTTATGCCTATAAAGATTCTGATAATTTAATTTTTAAAAATATGTCCCTTGATATTGCGACAGGGGATAAAATTGCACTTATTGGTAAAAGTGGCCTTGGTAAATCTACTTTTGCAAAAATTTTATACGACCTTGATGTTGCAAAGCCGCAAACATTATTTTTGTCTAATGTAGATGCATTGGATTTAGCCGCCATTAATTTGCGTGATAAGATCTGTGTCATTACCCAGCATAGCTATATTTTAAATGCTAGCAGTTATTTTAATTTGCAACTTGCCAATGCCAATGCAACTATTTTAGAAATGGAAAATGCAGTAAAAGCGGTTGGGCTTTATGATGAACTTTGCGCCCTACCAGATGGTATGGATACACTGCTTGGCCACCATGGCAATTTATTATCTGGCGGCCAAAAACAACGTTTGGCTATTGCGCGGTTATTTTTGAGTAATCCTGATGTCATTATATTAGATGAAGTGACTTCAGGCTTGGATATTTCAACTGAAAAATTAGTTTACGACCAAATATATAAAGCCTTTGCTGATAAAATCATTATTAGTATTAGCCATAGGGTGCAATTACTAGATTATAGCAGCAAAATATATCAGCTGATAGATGGTCAGTTTATCTCGCAATAA
- a CDS encoding XRE family transcriptional regulator has protein sequence MTESIFDRINQRLAALDLSPEGASKKAGLTRDYLRTLFRQQSSPTVKTLAKLATALETSPEWLMHGVGEVVNVSPKESAATNRKATKTVHEVTPVNMPVPSQTNMHKDLPVLGTAAGSHTNGVLSLEANIIEYVRRPPGVEAVKDAYAVYVEGDSMEPRYYAGDLIIAHPYRPARIGDSVVVQFKRGEADYQEAIIGILHKRSGSKIEIEKLNPQNILNFDEENVIAIHRILSLNDLLGV, from the coding sequence ATGACAGAATCAATTTTTGACCGTATAAATCAAAGACTTGCAGCGCTTGACCTTAGTCCTGAAGGAGCTTCAAAAAAGGCGGGGCTCACGCGCGATTATTTGCGCACCTTGTTTCGTCAACAGTCTTCACCAACAGTTAAGACATTGGCGAAGCTTGCAACAGCGCTTGAAACTTCACCTGAGTGGTTAATGCATGGCGTTGGGGAAGTGGTGAATGTCTCACCCAAGGAAAGTGCTGCTACTAATAGAAAAGCAACAAAAACAGTGCATGAAGTTACGCCTGTAAATATGCCAGTTCCAAGCCAAACTAACATGCATAAGGATTTGCCGGTGCTTGGTACAGCAGCGGGAAGCCACACAAATGGTGTTTTGTCTCTTGAAGCCAATATTATTGAATATGTCCGCCGTCCTCCGGGGGTGGAGGCTGTTAAAGATGCTTATGCCGTTTATGTTGAGGGTGATTCAATGGAGCCGCGCTATTATGCAGGCGATCTCATTATTGCCCACCCATACCGTCCAGCACGCATTGGTGATTCAGTTGTGGTGCAATTCAAACGCGGGGAAGCAGACTATCAAGAGGCAATTATTGGCATATTGCATAAGCGCAGCGGTTCAAAAATTGAAATTGAAAAGCTAAATCCGCAGAATATTCTTAATTTTGACGAGGAAAACGTAATTGCTATTCATCGCATTTTAAGTTTGAATGATTTGTTAGGAGTTTAA